One window from the genome of Diospyros lotus cultivar Yz01 chromosome 11, ASM1463336v1, whole genome shotgun sequence encodes:
- the LOC127813609 gene encoding expansin-like B1, translating to MGLAAKSYSSLLCMLVLLTTICYSQSNYVSSRATFYQSPDNLGTPTGACGYGEFGRKVNGANVAGVSMLYRNGSGCGACYQVRCKIPKICSDDGVKVVITDYEEGDRTDFILSTRAYAKLAVPNIASKLFPFGVVDVEYQRIPCRYPGYNLKIKVHEYSKFPGYLAVLLLYQAGIYDITAVEVWQEDDQEWKSMRRAFGTVWDLAGPPSGPLSFRAQVSGSGGRKWVQMTDVVPSEWKAGVVYDTPIDQLS from the exons ATGGGTTTGGCAGCTAAGAGCTATTCCTCACTTCTTTGTATGTTGGTTCTTTTGACCACAATCTGTTATTCCCAAAGTAATTATGTGTCTTCTAGAGCAACCTTTTACCAGAGTCCTGATAACTTAGGAACTCCAA CTGGGGCTTGCGGGTATGGTGAATTTGGACGAAAAGTCAATGGTGCCAACGTGGCAGGAGTTTCCATGCTATATAGGAATGGATCTGGTTGTGGTGCATGCTATCAG GTTAGATGCAAGATACCCAAAATTTGCAGTGATGATGGAGTGAAGGTAGTGATCACAGATTATGAAGAAGGAGATAGGACAGATTTCATCCTCAGCACTCGTGCCTATGCAAAATTGGCTGTTCCAAACATAGCCTCGAAGTTGTTTCCTTTTGGCGTAGTTGACGTTGAATACCAAAGAATTCCCTGTCGGTACCCAGGTTACAACCTCAAGATTAAGGTTCATGAGTACAGCAAATTTCCAGGATATCTGGCTGTGCTTCTTTTGTATCAAGCTGGCATATATGATATCACTGCTGTAGAAGTGTGGCAG GAAGATGACCAAGAATGGAAGTCCATGAGGAGGGCCTTTGGTACAGTATGGGACCTAGCCGGCCCACCATCTGGTCCACTTTCATTTAGGGCCCAAGTGAGTGGCAGCGGAGGCAGAAAATGGGTGCAGATGACAGATGTCGTTCCCAGTGAATGGAAGGCTGGGGTTGTGTATGACACACCCATTGATCAACTGTCTTAA